CgtcaaaagtaaataatatgcAGGATTCCACTCCAGAAGGTCTTGAACATGATGAAATAGACAAGAGAAAAGTAAACGCACACTTCAAGATTGCAAAGTTCTCTGGTTCTGCGACAATTGCGAATAATCCAAAGTGAATTTCACAACAGGAggacttgaaaaaaaaaatgctagaCGAAGACAAACGACACGCAATCTTCAAAATGGCTTAGCTCTCTGGTGCTGCACACTCTGGTTAAACACAATGATAATtggttgaaaatgaaatacGCGAAAACAAACGACACGCACACTTTCACATTGCAAAATTCAAAAAGGCTGCGACTACCGCAAATAATACACGAGCTCTTTAGGAGTTGTAGTAGATGAAGTAAGTTTATAAAACCATGTAGCCAAACTGAGAATAATAACATACACTAGTGCAGAAATGGATTGctttgttatttgataaatcaaGTTTTAAACATGGACAGTTATTCGATTTtggtttaattattaaatatttattttatcaaaagtgTGTGCTCAATTTATGTTGCATAAACCTGCGCTGAGACAATACTTGTTTTTTCGTCCTGATGTGACATAGAAACAAACACTGTTTACCAAGGGAACGTTTGGTGTCATAGACTCATTCAACGAAACTCGATTCTAAATGGTTTGAAAATAATCACATCCACAAAATACGAGCATAGTCGAAAGCGTACTATCATTTGTCTGTAGGAGTTTGTTCATGTAACTTGGTTGTGATAAATTGATGCTGGATCAGatgaattatatttgtttaattttggaaTTATTCCTATATGTTTAGACAAGCGTGAGGCTATGGCAAAACTAATCTTGGTAAACTAAATTAGTAGTCTCGTGTACGAGTTTACTCGATTTTCAGTTACCATTTAAAGGCTGTAATCTCTTATTTATCAGGACAGCAAATATGATCCGTATGTGGTCAGTGTATGGTTTATGTACTTAATTATGTTGTGTAGGTTCGTTTGAGTCTCCCGTCAAGGCAGAGCGCCTTGACGGGAGACTGAAACGAACCTACACAACATACTTAAGAACAGAGCAAACAGGGTTTAAATTGGACTTGCCAATGCAGTTGTTATTGTAGTATTCGAATATATTGATAAAGGGTTTCAATTTGTCTTTGTAgttatcaaagaaataaaaaattaaacacTTATTATAATGGCATTTTCTCTGAAATCGAGACATTATGCATTCTTAGCTTGCGTTACAAAAAACGCCGAATGAATATCGAATGCCCGcattgtaatttatacaaaggaTATGCAGTCCTGTAcctgttatttttatttaattcagaaGTAAGAACTGCACTGtcaatgtgatttaaaaatgaaatgagaGTTTCATTATTAGTTTCCAAAGagcaaacaaacattttagaCATAATAATGATCTCAATATTTGGTATTTCATccattaaatgaaacaaatttttaAGTCGGCCTTTATGTTACAATTATTTAGCACTCattttgtttaagatattccaacaacatacaatcatttgtaaaaaaaaaaccgacaattaaaacacagaaaatattCACGCAACTTTATGTTACCGTCAATGAAATACACACATGTTTCAAAAGACCATTTTCTCTACGATGAATTTACTTTAATACAACTCTGTACAATCTGTTTTCTGCAAAGTATAACCTAAACATATACTAATCGTCGGTTGAATTAAATTTTTAACCGTCTAAAAACAGGAATTCCACATGCTACTACTCTTAAAATACGAATACCGCAGTTCGTCGCCTCAATCCTAATAATCTGTGTATTTAACTAGATCTTAGACATGCTACTGTTCCATataatgttcttattttaaGTCTACAGTAGAGCAGGCATTTAGTCCCAGTTTAGTATTAATTGTAATGGCATACCTGTCATTTTGTGCTTATAAATACCATATTATGAATCTAAGTTccttttttatatcttttattccaaaaaggttttttaatttcttttaaacgGGCGCTAGCCTTGTGGTCATTTAAACATCTCGTTATATTTAGcagaaaggaaatatgaaaagtttCACATTAATCTCAGTATATGGAGGTACAGCGTTTAGATAATGTCGATATTGATGTCCAcggttaaaaaaacacatctaGTTGTCCTAAAACTAACAGTTTATACTGTCAAAATTCACACTTTATATACTtcagataaaatattatcatagaAATGGTAGAAAATACGAAGACTATTCTTTGTTAAAGTACTAGAATAGTTTTCCAATTTACACATGATTCAAATTTCAATTAGAATATTACACTTGATGTGACAACTTGCGATGATTTTTCCACGCTTGATATTTGATATCGTGCATAATTCCATCATCATATGACACTTGATGTGACGACATACGTTATATTTAGCAGAaaggaaaaatgaaaagtttcaCATTAATCTCAGTATATGGAGGTACAGCGTTTAGATAATGTCGATATTGATGTCCACGGTTAAAAACACACATCTAGTTGTCCTAAAACTAACAGTTTATACTGTCAAAATTCACACTTTATATACTtcagataaaatattatcatagaAATGGTAGAAAATACGAAGACTATTCTTTGTTAAAGTACTAGAATAGTTTTCCAATTTACACATGATTCAAATTTCAATTAGAATATTACACTTGATGTGACAACTTGCGATGATTTTTCCACGCTTGATATTTGATATCGTGCATAATTCCATCATCATATGACACTTGATGTGACGACATACAATGATTTTTTCACGTTTACTAATCCATATCATGCATGATAGTTTCAGCATTAGATGagactttttttaaacattaacacaataaaacaaacaaacaaacaacatgatGTTTCACATAGAATCGCTGTGCATGTCTTTCAGAAACAATGCAAACAAAAGTAAATGCATAGCAAAATCAGATTcttggaaataataaaaaacacaattacatacGATTTCTTGTATAAGCAACATTTCTCAAATGTCCGTTTACTACTTTACTTCAGTGATTGGTATAGTCGCTTATCTAAAATGGAATTCGctcaataacacatttaattgcCTAGATTAATTCACTTTCATCACTTGTCAGTATTGATAAAGGAAACTGTCttgataaaacaaaagtgtTATTATCAAGTCAGGCTATCTGTTCGAAATGTCCGagtatgtttttaagaaatgctggtgttcaaaacaaaaatgatgcaCGATGTGTTATTATAGTTCGCTGACCTTTTCAAGGGTTAACAAAATATTTCGTTGGAGACtgcaattattgtaaataaagaaataatgtgATTGAAGACTACTACAAGCACAGTTACACATTAACCTCAATTCACTTCCTTTCTATAAATCAAGcaaacacatacatttattaaaaaaaataaactggcAACTGTTTCATgcgttttaaataacttaatcTGATCAATTGTTCTTTTTCTTGTTCATCCAGCGATATACCGTTCCCAACAAATCACATACCATTTATATTTATCGACCTGCATTGCATGGTACTGCTGAAAACCAGTTCTTTTAAGGGAGTATTTAGCGGTATTAAGTACGCATTTTGTCGATTCAGGTAATgtcgaattattttttaaaatcatattacaTTGTTCCATACATTAAAATTGGTAATCGAGCTTCCATTACCaaattttaaatgacaataactACGAGTTCCACCAAAACATCTTCATAGACACGGTTTGAGACAAGAGGCATATACAGTGGGCCGTCGGGAGgagatatttatcaaaatccttGCTTCGATAATTTACCTTAAAACTCGATAAAAATTAAATCGAAACCTTGATTcctttaacaaaacaatcacTTGGAAAATGATACATATATCTTTCACATCAAACCATGAAACATACTtacacatattatatttaagcAAGTTTGCACATTGAAATCATTGATTAACAGTAATAACTTAATgtatattgaccaatcaatacacATTCTAGCTAACTTTGCCCAATATAGATAAACAGGTGGTTACTGATTTGTACGGAGATACCTTCATTATGATATACTATGAAGTGTTAAACCGTTGGTTTGACTAAGGCGAGACATGGTCCTGTATGCAGACAAAGTGTTATAACTCAGACTTGACTAAGACGAGACATGAAACTGTTTGAAGGCATAGTGCTATACCTTATGGTTGGCTAAGACGAGAAATGATACTGTTCTAAGGCAAAGCGTTATACATTTGGGTTGACTAAGGCGTGATATGAAACTGTTTGCAGGTATAGTGTTATAGGTTCGGGTTGACTAAGGCGTGATATGATACAGTTTGCAGGTATCGTGTTTTACTTTCGGGTTGACTCAGGCGTGATATGATAAAAATTGAAGGTATAGTGTTATACCTTCGGGTTCACTAAGGCTTGAGATGATACTAATTGAAGGCATAGTTTTATACCGTAAAGTTGACTAAGTTGAGAGATGATATTGAATAAAGCGAGAGATACTCTCATTATGATACATTATAAAGGCATTGTGCTATACCTATATATAGTGAATTACTTTACAGAGACACACCTATTATTAGACTGCATAATGGCATACTGTTATTCCTTCAGGTTGAATTAGGTAATATAAATGAGACTGTTGTTAAAGTATGATCTGTTGTACTTTTGGTTTATTGCTTTATAGGTAATGTTTGTATCTGGTCGTTTTGAAAGTTAAGTTTAATCAAAATTAGGTCAGgctattgttttgttaatacttAATGCTTAATGTCTCCAGGAAAACATGATTGTACTAAATAACATCTGATCATTCTGTATTATTTGGAAGTACTGGTCAATAATGAAGATATTGCACGCTTGTGATGATGACGACAACGACGAGAACGGCGTCAATGCTATGattattctttttcttttcttttttaaaaaatgttgataaataaaaGCTATGtagaatgtatgtttttgtttgttttatgaacaGCTTTTAAGACATCCAACATATGTTTAACTATAATACTATGACAGAACATTATTGCTGCCCAACTGTTCAGAGATAAACCATGTTCACAGTAACATTACACAGCAATAGACCCTCGAGGTTACTGAACGAATGTAAGCTAAGTTTGTTACTTAATTACACGTTAAATGAATTCGGAAGTTATGAATATAAACTAAACGGCAATGCCCAGCTTGACGTCTTCACAAGCATGCTATGATGTTACAATGATTGACTGGTCGAGGCTCACAAATGTAGCAAAGACATTCTCTCCATAgtttattacattatattttgataGCCGATTGGCTAAAACTATAAATGTGGCAAATTCGATTTCAATAACATAAACACACAAGGTTGACAAAGGAATTTGTCTGTAACCACTTTTTTATGTAGGATTTTCATAAGTTCGATTGATCAATCAAATGTTGCCCCATATCTTCcaactaaaatatttaaaccacaTAATTTGAATAAGAAACTTTAAACAAGCATTGTCTGCACATTTAATTACGTTGTAACTATGGAAACGAAACTCCAGTGTGAATTTCCCGTTGATCAGTATATCACCCATATTTATTTAAGAGCcagtagatcaaaggtcaaattcACTAGGAATGTTATCTTGATCATTTTGTCTTTCTTAAGACCATGAACCTTCAGTAGCAGGTCGCCATTGACAAGTTTCAGAACCCGTATATCTTTgtaaattaattcattcattccttCTACAATATCTGCATGGAATCCTCTTCCAGTTGAGGCAAAGGCTGTAAACAATGCAACACTGTTATGAACGGCAATATATAACCCATTTGAAATTGGGCACTCTCGGGCATATTGAAACATGTTTGACTTCATTCCAAATATAGCATCATCCCTTTGAGACAAATTATAAGCAAGGTAAATGGAAACGTTAAAATGTggacttaaaatatataaatgtatgcatATAGACAATAATCCTTTTTCATGATTGATATTACTTTGGTCATTCCTTTTACGTGTATACTTGTCGCGGCAAGGTGAGTTTAACATACAATCAATGTCCATTTCAAGACCAACTTGTTTAATATCTGATTATTAAAAGCACTAACACGAGACACGTAAATAACTATGTGTTGATTATGTGGGCATATTGCACTCAGATCGTATCTACATTTAAACAGTTCAAAACACAATTCTAACGTTAAAGCCTTCTGTCATTCATAAATGACTATAAACAATACAGCAAAACCACACAATCGACCATTGAAAGTTTTTAGACATTATTTTGCTGATTTTTCTGATGCTTTTAAAACgtctttaatgtttatatatttatcctGGAGTATTGATACAATATTGATAATCAGTGAAACCAAGAAAACAATGCACGAACAACGAGTTAAGCCATTTACTAACATGAATTGACACAAGCGATGTTTAGATACCACACCGCCAGGCTGTCTTTCAGCATCAATTTACCTAGACAATGGGAAAGAACTATTTCCAGGAATTGAAATAGAAACATTATGCTTACAATGTTTCATATAATTGAggatttataattatttaaaaagaaagcatcgcattattattactatattattttacaattattcttAAATGCAATATCCAGGTTGATATCCCTGTTGCTTCCCGCTATATCTGAGAGCCTACTGTTCACTTTTATTGATACGATAATAATGAGTACATGTTATCAACCTTGAACATTGGattgaataaaactacaatagCGAGCAAAAGGTTTTTAAATGGTCACACGACTTATCTAAGATAACCTCCGTACAACTGTTTGTAAATCAAATGAGTTGTTCTTTAtgatatttgtctttttttgtcGCATTTGGTTCATTACAATAAATGTCATGCATTGATGTTAATTATGTGGCCGTTATGATTTGGTATTTAAAGGAACACGTAGCTCGAAGTCTTTAAtctaaacaatataacaattacTGAGAAATGCCAACAGTCAGATAGTATGTGTTAATTGCAGAGGTTTTAGGTAAATCGAATACCAAATTACAACAATTGCTAAATAATTGCATATTTCATGCCACACGTGTGACAAGGCTTCATAGAACGGGGATTAATGCTGCGATATATAGCAGACTTTAATGTTACAGAACTGAAAttcttttgttttcatattaaattgaaaGGCATAAAGGCAACTTTTGTAGAGAAATAATACAAACAGGTAAGGGGTTAAttattgttacatgtatgtttagttGTATCCAGTTTTTATGTACTTTAATATAGTTCTCGATCGCAAAAGATACgcataatttatattgttcatatatttcTTAGTCTCGgataacattttgtttcgacTGCCAATAAGGTctgaaatagtttatatttaaatggactctcattttattttggcacgaataatactgttttatttgtttaaatggaGTTAGATTACTTAATCTAttgaacaaacaacaaacatcaactGGTAGAATGCGTAAAATcaaagaatataatatataatattcaataGCGTTCATTCacgatttttatatttacaaaatacaaaatagctCTAATTTGACCGTTTGAAGCTGTTTAATCATTGTTACAAGTATTTCGATCACTTTTACACTTTTAAGTAGCTAGTCTGGCCCAATTATACGGATTCCTACCAAATCACAGTTTTTGATTATAGTTTTATAATAGCTTCTTAAAAAGCCTTTAATAACTAGAGGCCCGTGAACATGTACTATCTTATAACATCCATTATTGAGTAGTCATAttcattaattgtttaataacatgcaaaacatatttttttttaaatatttgttcaaccACAATATGTCTGATTTCACaggaatttcattttctttatacaatTAAAATCCGTGGTCAAAAGTACGTAGGAGTCATTATTTTGTACTACATAGACTTCTAATGATGCTGCCATTGAGCTTGAAGAACGATAACTTTAAACGTCTTCTGCACTGTACACACACAATAATATGCTAAGCGACACACAAAAGCAGACCCTATATCGATTCGCACTCGAAATGTAAATAACTTTGACCGTGCAATGAATTAGCAATGTGTTTTcgataatgttttaaacaatatctaaTCATCTTACAAATTTATCTGTGTTTTTAATATAGCATGAAGTCACTGCTGCTACAAATCGCGCTAATATTAACCGTTACCTTAATCCTTATGGTTGAGGGAAggaaaggttgtctgagtggcTGCTGCAGATGCTTGCGATGCTGGGAGAAGCAAATGAAGTGTAAAGGCTATGGAAGTAACTGCAGGTAATagatgatttaaaattaaatcacGTCGTAAATGTCCAGTAGATGTTCTGACCATTGGTATTGGAAATGCGACTTTGTTGAAACATGTGAATAAATTGGCAGAGTTGTATAATTAACATGGCCATCTTATTAAAcgtgaaatatataaaagaatcaCAACTGGGAAGGTGAAAGTACCCAAAACGAAGTCAAAATAATGAATGCTAATAGCAGTGATGGGCCGATGAGCGCCGATCATCGATTATATCGACAGACATTCGTAACTCGGCTATCAGCGACCTCAACGTTCCATAATCGAAGTAAAAGAAGTTTGCTTCAATCTAGTAAATTTCAAACTTTATACAGCGCAGTAACTTAGAGCTAAGGAAAGTAACCGCTACTTCGAGTTTAAAAATGACTTTCCATTAGTTTTTTTGCGTTCAAATCGCTTTATGATGGCCGACAGCCACCATGATATATTTGATTTCCATGGAAATCGGTCATCCAGGGGCTGGAAAAGTGCAAActtattccagcgaaatggttACTGTAATTCTAGCACAGATTCTTAACTAGATTCAGaactaggcttgatcgaccctagctgtgctcacatattgaaatgaacgtcaaaATTAGTTGATGTTAAAACACGacatatttgaagaatggaaatattTGCCGTCTAATTTTAAAAATACGTGAGATAAGATTTGCtaatttaatttccaattactCGTTATTTGTAATAGCTAATGCCATCCAAAACCAATTTGTTATGTCtcattttgttcaatttaattttcagaACCGGTTCAagtcattgacaaatgacaaaacatgtataatacatgATAAGACATGGTTGACCATCGCTTTCGGTTGATAATTGCTCCAGTGAACAATAATTaccctcgggcaattattctTCGCACTTGGGCAATTTTCAGTCAAAAGACATGGTCAAccatgaactattttataaatgacaGTCAACTCACCATGAAATATTCCCTTACTTCATAAAccttggaatatttttttaaattatttttagaattattcatGATACCTGATTTCCGACTGAGGCATTATAAATGGAATGTTCATGAACGCTAAGATCCTTATTGATATATGATTCGgaaaatgatgcttttgtgAAACTGTCCAATTACAGCCGATTAATCGGATACTCGATCTATCAGGGTCTCCGATTAATCGATTTTGAAAATCCAAGCCGAGTGCCCATCACTAGTTAATATAATGTTCTTATGCTTCTCTTTCAGGTGCGTTGACGATGACATTATAATTGGCATCAGCGGGCCGAGGAACGTCATTGATAAGAAATACCATGCCGTCGCCAATGAACTGGGTGTAGAAAAATCTCCTCCGAAGAAAAAAGCAAGTCAAACTGTTGAAACCACGGCTGATGACAATGCTGAAAGCAGGAGAGGTAATTTTAAGGAAAAGGGCTATAGAGTCGCCGATGACATACTTGAAGAAAAGACCGGACATTCTACAGTGTTTGACAAAATGAATAATCTTGTCACCAATCTCTGGACAGGGACCACCGAGCTTCCTAGAGTTTTCATTCAAAAGAAGTCTGGTGTTGATATCTATTCAAATGAAGTTGAGGAAGGAGATGCTACAGTATTTGACCTTAAAAATGCTGATGTCAGCGATGGCATTGTCCAGGACAAGAGTGAACCACCGTATACGTTAAAGAGAAAGGACAAAAACGCTAATGAAAGAAAGTTCGCGACTAGTTTTGGAGAAAGGGAAGTGGACACTAAGGCTGATATATCTAAACATGAAAGTAACGACGTTAAAGAGTTTAACAACGACAAACAACGGACAAGCGAGAATAATGATGTTGATAAGGATAAGCGTGTTATAGCAATGCTAGCTCAGATACTTCGTCGGTTGAAGAGTGTACAAAAGAAACGAGAAGGAGGACAGGTCAATGCTGCGTCAAAAGGTATTGAAGATGAAGTGCTAGACCAAGGAAAAGTTCACGCACACTTCAAGTTTTCTGGTTCTGcgacaaatgttaataatcgaAAGGAATTCACAATAGGAGGACTTGAAGAAAAAGGGCTATACGAAGACAAAAGACACACGCACTTAAACATGGCTAAGCTATCTGGTGCGACAAAAGCAAAGACTCTCCATGCTTCAACTTAATTACAACAGGGCgaaattgaaataacaaagaCAAACGCCAAACACAattttatattgcaaaaaatcaAAGAGGCTGCGACTTAATCAAATAATACCCGAGCTCTTTAGTAGCTATAGTGGTTGAAGTAATTTTATAAACGATGTAGACAAACAGAAGGTGATGGgtttgttatttgataaatcaaGTAGTTAACATGGACACTTATATAACATTGGCTTAAATATAAAAGCATGATTTGATCAAAAGCGTGTGCTCAAATTTTGCTTTTTACCAAGAAAGCGTTTGGTGACACAGACATATTCAACGAAACTTGATTCTAAATGGTTTATACATAATTTCGTCCACTACAGTCGTGCAGAGTCGAACGCGTATTATTTGACATTTGGCTGTAGGAGTTTGttcatattatttcattatttaaagttgATGCTGTTTCTGATGAGTCATATTTGCAATTTAATTCTGAAATTAATCCTACATAAGACAAGTGGATATTGCTAAACTAATCTTGGTAAACTAATTTAAACTCTTTAGTAGACTCGAGTGCCAGCATGTTTGATTTTCAGTTATCATTTAAAGGCTGAAATCTCATTATTTATCAGGGCAGCACATGTGATCCATATGTGGTcagtttgtggtgtttgtacgtaaTTATGTTGTGTTGGcacgtttgtgtctctcgtccagGGGCTCTAAACAGGGTCTAAATAAGACTCGTCCAGGGACTCTAAACAGGGTCTAAATAAGACTTGTCATTGCAGTTTTTCTTGTAGTATTCGAATATATTGATAAACTATATTGTATTTAACATTATGAGATAAAACTATTATGTGACAGAATCACACATGTTCAATTTCACGGTTATTAACACATAAAACCGTCAGCTCGTACATTATCCAGAAAAGACTTACAATGGATAAAAAATGCGATCACAAGTCGTATAAGTCTTTTATAGTGtcttaaatgtgttttgtacTCATCAACTTAAACAGTTACcgttgaatttgttttaaaagaacaaactagaatgtatttattttcatttgcgtTGCAATGCATATTTGGGATACTAACTTTATTTGgtttcaacattttatcaaagtCAAACCGGTAAATGTGTGATGTATTCCCTCCTGTAGGGGAAATGTATCAATGGGCCGTACAATGGCGAGAGTCTATCATCCCTGCTGTCTTATTACACTGTTAATGTGTCAATCATTCCTGAGAGAGAATGGTTTGGAGTCATATTTGATAGTTCTGCGTCCATTacgatgatttttttataaaaacaaaaacacagtaaaacaaaaacaacaaaaacaacaacagcataaTGTTATCATAACTGTCAGCAGAAAGGTTTCTATGTACGTTTATCAATATGTTAACACGACGACAGGGTGTTCTTTGAATATCACCTGTACCGGGAATATATTGAGATAGATGTTAAAGTGAAGGGTCTTATTTGCACTTGATCCCATAATACCGCACATGTTGAAATTGCTATACAAAATATACGTATGAAATTATGCCCTTTTTTGAATTTTTCTATAAATTGCAAACTACTTCTTTTGTCGATATTCGAAAGTGATTATAATTTATGTGGATTCATAAAGAAATACggatatgtttgataaatgaataaaaaataggATAGCCAGATCAaaagtatatgtatttgtttttagaaatCAAATAAGTTCAATTCAAAAAAGTCGTTTATGCTAGTTTTTGTATCGGTGTTCGTTGCGCATTTTACGATTTAAGGCAATACAATAGACTTGGATGCTATTGTTTCAACAAACATAACAAGATCAGTTTTATCCCACATTAAAAATGGTTGTTGCTCTGACCCGTACAATGCTAATCGATTCATAATAGTAGTTTCTGTCTTGTGTTTGCTTTCTGATCATACTTCGGGTTTTGTTCTCTTTAATGAAGACAGGACGGAAGGTGTAACTCCGATTCAtactaaaaatgatttcaatttcatttttattacctTTGTACGAACATGGCATTGGACACTGATGATAACATCACTTAATTTATGGAAAAGGTTAAAAAGAGATagggaaaatatgaaaattcgCTTCATTATCGCAATGAATTTATAGATAATAAAAGCACAATTAAAACGTGTGTGTCTTGGTAAAGCtattaatttcaaacatttgcATATTTCACGTTAATCTCAAAATGAGTCATtattcaacacaaaacaaattcgttttgttaaaatgttgttattgccgcatttttgtttttgtttttattacatcaaACGGCGAAACGCTATCCAATTTTGTGTTGCTGTCTAAAATCTCCC
The Mya arenaria isolate MELC-2E11 chromosome 12, ASM2691426v1 DNA segment above includes these coding regions:
- the LOC128211008 gene encoding uncharacterized protein LOC128211008; this encodes MKSLLLQIALILTVTLILMVEGRKGCLSGCCRCLRCWEKQMKCKGYGSNCRCVDDDIIIGISGPRNVIDKKYHAVANELGVEKSPPKKKASQTVETTADDNAESRRGNFKEKGYRVADDILEEKTGHSTVFDKMNNLVTNLWTGTTELPRVFIQKKSGVDIYSNEVEEGDATVFDLKNADVSDGIVQDKSEPPYTLKRKDKNANERKFATSFGEREVDTKADISKHESNDVKEFNNDKQRTSENNDVDKDKRVIAMLAQILRRLKSVQKKREGGQVNAASKGIEDEVLDQGKVHAHFKFSGSATNVNNRKEFTIGGLEEKGLYEDKRHTHLNMAKLSGATKAKTLHAST